The Tubulanus polymorphus chromosome 6, tnTubPoly1.2, whole genome shotgun sequence genome includes a region encoding these proteins:
- the LOC141907831 gene encoding C-type lectin domain family 10 member A-like, whose protein sequence is MKLIISTLLLVCLTTTVSGCVCDEGWAQAGDTKCFKFFEESLPQDQHCGSSELARIDSMEENNVARNQIPTGVTTAWLGFRRPFNFTTGFTRWRIGEPNGFGGKYGYENCVEMKRRRGVWNDVVCNKQMPAICSKDCQQQ, encoded by the exons atgaagctgataataTCGACTCTGTTACTGGTCTGTTTAACAACGACAG TGTCCGGGTGTGTTTGTGATGAGGGTTGGGCGCAAGCTGGAGACACAAAATGCTTCAAGTTTTTTGAGGAATCTCTCCCGCAAGACCAACATTGCGGTTCTTCAGAACTGGCCAGGATCGATAGCATGGAGGAAAATAACGTTGCTCGAA ATCAGATACCTACTGGCGTGACAACGGCTTGGCTCGGTTTTCGGAGACCATTCAACTTCACTACG GGTTTTACACGGTGGAGAATAGGAGAACCGAATGGATTCGGTGGGAAATACGGCTATGAAAATTGCGTTGAAATGAAGAGAAGAAGAGGTGTGTGGAACGATGTTGTATGCAACAAACAAATGCCGGCTATTTGTTCGAAGGACTGTCAGCAACAATGA